The following DNA comes from Fusarium fujikuroi IMI 58289 draft genome, chromosome FFUJ_chr03.
ttctcagcctcaccaAAAAATTTACAAGAAACAATTCCTAGTAAAAGAGACGGCTTGATATCTCTTTAGTCACAGCAGATCCAAACTTTCAGACTCAAGCCCAAAAAGAATCAGAGTCAGAAAAAGGCTTCCTGCTGTTTGCAATTTTATTTCTCATAAGCGACAAAATGCCCGCGCGAACGAACAAGGAAGAGCAGCCACAGGCTGAGGATACCAACATGGAGGACGCCCCAGCCTCCGCGCAGCCCGAGGTGAATAACGAggatgtcgaggatgaggaagaagaggagattgagcCCCAGAGAGTCCGAATCGTAAGCACAAAACCAGCGGAGACACAATGGTGATATCAACTGACATATCACTAGCTTCCTGGCTCAACGGACACTGCTGCTTCCTTTGAGTTCACTGATGAAGGTCATACACTCGGAAACGCGCTGAGATATATCATCATGAAAAAGTTTGTATTCCCTAGCATGTACTATGAAGCCCAATTAACATATGGCAGCCCCGATGTTGAGTTCTGTGCTTACTCCATCCCCCACCCCTCAGAGCCCAAGATGAATATCCGCATTCAGACCTACAGTACGTATACGCAATGCTCTCACGGGTTTGTACCTATTAACAAGTATTCAGGTGGAACTGCAGTTGACGCTCTCAAGAAGGGGTTGGCCGACATTCAAGAAGTATGCGATGTGGTCGCCGATGAGTTCTGGACCAAGAGGGAGGCCTACAACGCAGAGCAGGGGATTGACCGATGAGCCCGAAATTATGTGCTCAGGACTTAAAAGTGTTTGCATTCACATGGATCATGATGGAAATAGAGGCGTTTTGAGGAATCCCTTTCAATGAGATATATACACAAGCCCTTGTTGCTAGTTGCGACCCTATGCATCCTGTCAGCCTTTTCCTCGGTAGAGCGCCATGTAGTTCGATACTCACCTCGAGGAAGCCAGTCATAAAGCTGGATGGTAGTCGCTTGTCACCTCGGAAgttctcctccttgaagTAGGCCATGATGTGATTGGTCTGCTTCCAGAAGTTCATTGTCTCCTATGTCCATGAGGTCAGCATAAAACCCCACTGTACATCAATTCATTCCAGCTATGGAGTTCGAGCGCACCTGGTACTCGGCGTGGgacttgaagagaagaacatccACAACAGAGAGCTTGTTCACAAAGCGTTGTCGTTCGAATTCTTGCCGCATACGGGTTCGAATGGCGGAGACGGGCATGGGCATGTTGTACATGGTTTGGACTTCGGGGGCCTATATCTGGTTGATCAGCAGCTGGTCGGTCGCAGATCCACTGGGCAAGCTTCGTCGAAAGCCATATAGAGACTAGGAGTATCGTGATCCAAGAGAATGAGTCGTGGGTAACATACAGCTCGAATCCATTCTCGGTAGGAGGATAGCACTCGTCGTTTGGCATCAGACCAATTGGCCGCTGTTTAGAGCATCAGTCATGTCTTaaaaagcagtttaatacACCAAGACTCACACTGCGCCGTCTTCTTAGCAAACTGGGTCGGCGTAATGGCCATGGTGGGCAATCGATGCTCTCTTGACGTCGGAAACCAATCTGCTCTGACGTTTCCCAGATTCCCGAAGCCGACGGGAGATGCACGAAAGCACCGCGGTGATGCAGTCACGTGAACAAACGCCACACACCAATGCACCGCCACGAAACCTATCTTCCACTCATAGGTCTGCTTTTCGTCAGCGGCCGGCGGAATCAAAGCATCAGGAAGTCTAAGGATATCTAATAACCTCAGATGGGCCTATTTTGCACATATATCTTTATTGCTGAGCGCTTATCGGGGATAGAACCAATAAGAGCCATTAAAGCTGTGTTCCAGTTCGTCGTTGCCTAGGTACGTACTCTGTACCGACCTTACGGCCGACAGACCGGAAAAAGATTCGCCCATTAAGACATCTGGAATCTCGTTCATAATTTACGACTGTCATTGGAAGGTTTTGAAAGAAGGAGGAACGAGAGCTCTTATATTGTTCTCAGTACCCAAGTAATTTGCCCCTAATGTCTTTCTTCGGAATTTCGCTGGTGTTTCTCTTACTGGGTCGGAGAGCAGTCGGGGGTCGCCTCCACTATCAATCAGGCACTGGAGACTAAAAGTTAGTTTTAGTAGCTAGCAACTTTCTAACGTCATTTCTCGTTGCGACAGGAACGCATCCTCAGAAAAACCAACAACAAATTCAACAGGCCAACACACCACCAAAGATGCCCGCTATCCGACACTCGTCTAAACGAAAGCCGCCGCCTGATGGCTTTGAGGACATTGAGAATGACTTGCTCATATTTTCcaacaagatgaaggatgCCCAGAACAAGCCGCCGCCATCAGGTCCTAGGCACCAAGCGCAATGGGAAATCTTCCAGATCTCGCACCAACGCAGCCGCTACGTATATGAGCTATACTACGAGAAGGAGGCGATCAGCAAGAAGCTGTACGATTGGTTGCTGAAAAACGGCTACGCGGACGCGATGTTGATTGCGAAGTGGAAGAAACAAGGATATGAAAAGGTCGGTGTCCCAATCGCCGTTTGTCTTGTGAGCCATGCATGCTGACCTTGCCTAGCTATGCTGTCTGCGCTGCATCCAGACAAAGGAGACAAATTTCAACAGCACATGCATCTGTCGTGTTCCGCGGGCGGAGATTAAGGGTGACGAAGACATTGAGTGCGTCAGCTGTGGTTGCAGAGGCTGCGCATCAAGCGACTAGACACGACAAGCGCGAATGCGAAGGCGATCTAGATGGAGGAAACACCTGCAAGTTCAAAGGAAGAGACGGCGTTGGGCGTATTAATAATTCATCAACGCACATCGATAACGATTCGAGGCAAAAGCGATATACATGGACGCGATGAGGTAGAAAATCCTTTTATTGGCCGCATCATGTCTTTACCCAAAGTGTGCTGATACTCCTACCCAGTCTGAAACTTCATCTTTGCTTCATCTTTTGGAAAAGCCAGCTCTTCCACGTCCAAACCGGACACTCGGCGGGACAAATGATAGTGACGACATGGCACCTGTAAGATCTGCCATTTCTGTGTCGGCTGGCTTGTGCTTTTCCTGCTTATTTTCCACGTTCTTCACCGCTGGTGACTTTGGTGCCTCTTTTGATTTGTCCTCCGGCTGTGATGAGACAATCTCGCCCTCCATGAGACTGGCGCGACGTCGAGAGTTCTTGATAGCCTGCGAGTTGGTCGATGATcggcggcgatgatggcTGCCATCATTTAGCAGGGACCGCCTACCGTCAATACCGTCTCTGGTGacggcgaagaagaagttctttGGATACATGTGCTTGTCGATGAGATGCATACGCCTCTTCTGATGTGTCATGCACTTACGCTCACATCCCTCGACAAAGCACGAGTACTGGAGCGCAAGGGGTCAGTTGCAGACTCGTAACGGTCGATGGGAAGCCAGGGTATGGGACTTGCAGTATGCTGGCCTTGTTCCCGCTTCACAGTGACTAAAGGGTCGTGGTATTCTTCAATGTGAACGTTGAGCAGATATTCGCTTGGGAAGTTCTTGTGGCATTCAAGACACCTATTAGTATGGGACTTGTTGTAATGGACCTCATATTCGTCGTAGGATCTAAAGGCCAGAGGCTCTCTGTGCGGAGGCAAGTTGCATCTCATGGCTATGGtatcctcttcgtcgtcgatgGCCGATTCAAGCTGAGTCACTTTTGACACTGGACGTAGGGACGGTTCCGGGTTTGCCTGTTCAGAATCGGAATCTAACTCTTCTTCGAGCTCTCGTGAGCGCTTCATCTTTTTGTTGTGAGCTTGATTGGAAAGGTAGAATTACTTGAGAGCAATGCCCCGAGGATGCAAAGCGGTGAGTACAGGGTAGCGAGTCTTTAGGGAGCTGTTCTGAATTGTCGAGACGAACTGGCAAAGTGCCTATATTCTCGCTATGCGTTGGGCAAATTA
Coding sequences within:
- a CDS encoding probable DNA-directed RNA polymerase I/III chain AC19, whose protein sequence is MPARTNKEEQPQAEDTNMEDAPASAQPEVNNEDVEDEEEEEIEPQRVRILPGSTDTAASFEFTDEGHTLGNALRYIIMKKFVFPSMYYEAQLTYGSPDVEFCAYSIPHPSEPKMNIRIQTYSGTAVDALKKGLADIQEVCDVVADEFWTKREAYNAEQGIDR
- a CDS encoding probable NADH2 dehydrogenase (ubiquinone) produces the protein MAITPTQFAKKTAQSANWSDAKRRVLSSYREWIRAAPEVQTMYNMPMPVSAIRTRMRQEFERQRFVNKLSVVDVLLFKSHAEYQETMNFWKQTNHIMAYFKEENFRGDKRLPSSFMTGFLEGRN
- a CDS encoding probable G10 protein, yielding MPAIRHSSKRKPPPDGFEDIENDLLIFSNKMKDAQNKPPPSGPRHQAQWEIFQISHQRSRYVYELYYEKEAISKKLYDWLLKNGYADAMLIAKWKKQGYEKLCCLRCIQTKETNFNSTCICRVPRAEIKGDEDIECVSCGCRGCASSD